One genomic segment of Marinitoga piezophila KA3 includes these proteins:
- the flhF gene encoding flagellar biosynthesis protein FlhF, whose protein sequence is MKVKKYVVSTITEAMEKIRQELGDNAYILDTKRISKGGFLGIGGKKYLEVTAVLDDEDEPQNIIKTMKKPDLPGIGGNTKGKVKEINELVERNKRLEQRINKMKKMDSIDEILTPGKDKFVKSAQNEILKLIEEQREVSRLIDEDADRFYSQKGMEHEEPFEPLNYKKITYSNIPNPQLNQRNLNQNPLQQNRKQHISHSKTTSSGSTKNELDEIKTLIEKLSKRVILNGANPLISELVETLKHQDLSDDLIEDIINNIPNDLNKDNWKFNQKFKNQLFNIFKNNFNLDIPDLTGTIMFIGPTGVGKTTTLAKIAALNKLHSNKSVAIATIDLYRIAATEQLKTYAEIMDIPASVCYTPTELKATVETLKNNNLILIDTAGRSHKDDMQIGELKMYIDSIKPQYIFLVISANMRLKDMIDVYNKFSVCNPTHLIISKLDETSSYGQIPSILNASKLPLIYITTGQTVPNDIEIPNVNKIFSLFYEELIS, encoded by the coding sequence ATGAAAGTAAAAAAATATGTAGTATCAACAATTACAGAAGCTATGGAAAAAATACGCCAGGAACTTGGCGATAATGCTTATATACTTGACACAAAAAGAATTAGTAAAGGCGGATTTCTGGGAATAGGAGGAAAAAAATATTTAGAAGTAACCGCTGTTCTCGACGATGAAGATGAACCACAAAATATAATAAAAACCATGAAAAAACCTGATCTACCAGGAATTGGTGGAAATACAAAAGGAAAAGTAAAAGAAATAAATGAACTGGTAGAAAGAAATAAACGATTAGAACAGCGTATAAACAAAATGAAAAAAATGGACTCAATTGATGAAATATTAACTCCTGGAAAAGACAAATTTGTTAAATCAGCGCAAAATGAAATATTAAAATTAATAGAAGAACAAAGAGAAGTATCAAGACTTATAGATGAAGATGCCGATAGATTTTATTCACAAAAAGGAATGGAACATGAAGAACCATTTGAACCTTTAAACTATAAAAAAATAACCTATTCAAACATTCCTAACCCTCAATTAAATCAACGCAATCTTAATCAAAATCCATTACAGCAAAACAGGAAACAACACATATCTCATTCCAAAACCACTTCTTCTGGTTCAACAAAAAATGAATTAGATGAAATAAAAACATTAATTGAAAAACTCTCAAAACGAGTTATCTTAAATGGTGCAAATCCTTTGATTTCCGAATTGGTTGAAACCTTAAAACATCAGGATCTATCTGATGACTTAATAGAAGACATAATTAATAACATCCCAAATGATTTAAACAAAGACAACTGGAAATTCAATCAAAAATTTAAAAATCAACTTTTCAATATATTTAAAAACAATTTCAATTTAGATATTCCAGATCTCACTGGCACAATAATGTTCATTGGACCAACAGGAGTGGGGAAAACCACTACTTTAGCTAAAATTGCTGCTTTAAATAAATTGCACAGCAATAAAAGTGTTGCAATTGCCACTATAGACCTATATAGAATCGCTGCAACAGAACAACTAAAAACATACGCAGAAATAATGGATATCCCTGCTTCTGTATGTTATACACCAACTGAATTAAAAGCTACTGTAGAAACCCTTAAAAACAATAATTTAATATTAATTGATACTGCTGGAAGAAGCCATAAAGATGACATGCAAATTGGCGAATTAAAAATGTATATAGACTCAATAAAACCGCAATACATATTCCTTGTAATCTCTGCTAACATGCGATTAAAAGATATGATTGACGTATACAATAAATTCTCTGTATGCAATCCAACTCATCTTATTATTTCAAAATTAGATGAAACATCTTCATATGGGCAAATACCCTCTATATTAAACGCATCAAAATTACCTTTAATATATATTACAACAGGTCAAACAGTTCCAAATGATATTGAAATTCCAAACGTAAATAAAATATTCTCCCTCTTCTACGAGGAGTTGATATCATGA
- a CDS encoding MinD/ParA family ATP-binding protein produces the protein MSVIKDQAENLRKTFSKNKTKIVLVTGGKGGVGKSIVAVNTAVNLAKLNKKVLIFDTDAGFANASILLGVTPAVSIKDYFDKKLTLEECIIKTPYGIKLLSTGMDIKDWLSFQKNFTRKAIEEFFQIAKEHDYVIIDVSAGYNENLKPFYIAADNILLVTTPEPTAIVNAYTVIKALSLLEVDGIIDVVINMIRKKSEANTAEQVLRKTIKEYLYTDIRNVFYINFDHVVHDSVKSQVPISSFKPSSNVANDLFSIAEKLENMSDTEPSKSNDNLLKKLLLLFGFYNR, from the coding sequence ATGAGCGTAATAAAAGATCAGGCAGAAAACTTAAGAAAAACCTTTTCCAAAAACAAAACAAAAATAGTTCTTGTAACCGGTGGAAAAGGTGGAGTTGGAAAATCAATAGTTGCTGTTAATACCGCAGTAAATCTTGCCAAACTAAACAAAAAAGTTTTAATATTTGATACAGATGCTGGCTTTGCAAATGCATCCATACTTTTAGGAGTTACTCCAGCTGTTAGTATAAAAGACTACTTTGACAAAAAATTAACCCTTGAAGAATGTATAATAAAAACTCCCTATGGCATTAAACTATTAAGCACAGGTATGGACATAAAAGACTGGCTTTCATTCCAGAAAAATTTTACCAGAAAAGCCATAGAAGAATTTTTTCAAATTGCAAAAGAACATGATTATGTTATAATTGATGTAAGTGCTGGTTATAATGAAAACTTAAAACCATTTTACATAGCTGCAGACAATATACTATTAGTTACAACCCCTGAACCAACTGCAATTGTAAACGCATATACAGTTATAAAAGCTTTATCTCTTTTAGAAGTAGATGGTATAATTGATGTGGTAATAAACATGATCAGAAAAAAATCTGAAGCAAATACAGCAGAACAGGTTCTAAGAAAAACCATAAAAGAATATTTATATACTGACATAAGAAATGTATTTTATATAAATTTCGATCATGTAGTTCACGACAGTGTAAAATCACAGGTACCAATTTCAAGTTTTAAACCTTCCTCAAACGTTGCAAATGATCTATTCTCAATAGCTGAAAAACTTGAAAACATGAGTGATACTGAACCCTCTAAAAGTAATGATAATCTATTAAAAAAATTATTGTTACTATTTGGATTTTACAACAGGTGA
- a CDS encoding chemotaxis protein CheC — MNEENLEFFMSAFREITNIGMGNAVSSLSMMLNKKVDISVPNLEVIKLSDIFLNMEDPDEIYACSYVKMEGELNSSLVFLIEKDSVKRLIKESVGMEIPDITDLDELSTSMIGELGNIMFGSYTSAISQFLQLNLQVTPPQVAVDTFAALIAESIVMSITFEDEVILTETEIQVEDWENIIKGKIVFLMNEENRNKLFEFVKKIFYGG, encoded by the coding sequence ATGAATGAAGAAAACTTAGAATTTTTTATGTCTGCTTTTAGAGAAATTACAAATATTGGAATGGGAAATGCCGTTAGTTCACTCTCAATGATGTTAAATAAAAAGGTTGATATATCGGTCCCTAATCTTGAAGTTATAAAATTATCGGACATATTCTTAAACATGGAAGATCCAGACGAGATCTATGCATGTTCATATGTAAAAATGGAGGGTGAATTAAACTCATCACTGGTATTTTTAATTGAAAAAGACTCTGTAAAACGTCTTATAAAAGAAAGTGTTGGAATGGAAATTCCTGATATTACGGATCTCGACGAATTATCCACCTCAATGATTGGTGAATTGGGAAATATTATGTTTGGTTCATATACCAGTGCTATATCACAATTTTTACAACTTAATCTTCAGGTTACCCCTCCACAGGTTGCAGTTGACACATTTGCTGCTCTCATTGCAGAATCAATAGTAATGAGTATTACATTTGAAGATGAAGTTATACTTACAGAAACAGAAATACAGGTTGAAGATTGGGAAAATATTATTAAAGGAAAAATCGTATTCTTAATGAATGAAGAAAACAGAAACAAATTGTTTGAATTCGTAAAAAAGATTTTCTATGGAGGTTAA
- the cheD gene encoding chemoreceptor glutamine deamidase/glutamate methylesterase CheD — MKKIIGIGEYKASKTPDVLVTLGLGSCVGVCIWDKTTKVGGLIHVMLPQSNSPNAPKPGKYADLGIPLLLEDIKKLGAKGSLTAKIFGGSAMFKGSSMDIGSKNVAAVKEHLKKNGIRIIAEDTGGNRARSIEFNLETGEVLVKKVGGGEKVEIFKY; from the coding sequence ATGAAAAAAATAATCGGAATTGGAGAATATAAAGCCTCAAAAACACCTGATGTTCTTGTAACTTTAGGATTAGGTTCATGTGTGGGGGTTTGTATTTGGGATAAAACCACAAAAGTTGGTGGATTAATTCATGTTATGCTGCCTCAATCAAATTCTCCAAATGCACCTAAACCTGGAAAATATGCTGACTTAGGTATCCCACTATTATTAGAAGATATAAAAAAACTCGGCGCAAAAGGGAGTCTAACAGCAAAAATATTTGGTGGTTCTGCAATGTTCAAAGGCTCTTCAATGGACATTGGAAGCAAAAATGTTGCAGCTGTAAAAGAACATCTAAAGAAAAATGGCATTAGAATAATTGCAGAAGACACAGGCGGAAACAGAGCAAGAAGTATAGAATTTAACCTTGAAACTGGAGAAGTACTCGTTAAAAAGGTAGGTGGCGGTGAAAAAGTTGAAATTTTCAAATACTGA
- a CDS encoding FliA/WhiG family RNA polymerase sigma factor, producing the protein MKNLNREDIIKNFLPKIKYIALNLLSTLPKNVELDDLIQEGIIGLLQSLDKYNPNKGVTFYSFAVKRIRGAMLDYLRKIDWLPKDLRHKIKKLEEILAEQNIDDYISDEELAEQLEISVKDVKKLKAELHRSQILSLDSYLIGNNELNVESDNEENDPEILAYKDMLKQELKKAILSLNEKEQLILSLYYEKELTFKEIGKILEISESRVSQIHSAIIAKLKKKLGGD; encoded by the coding sequence ATGAAAAATCTCAACAGAGAAGATATAATAAAAAATTTTCTTCCTAAAATAAAATATATAGCATTAAACCTATTATCAACCCTTCCCAAAAATGTAGAACTTGATGATTTAATACAGGAAGGGATTATTGGTTTGCTTCAATCACTTGACAAATACAATCCAAATAAAGGAGTAACCTTCTATTCATTTGCAGTAAAAAGAATTAGAGGGGCTATGTTAGACTATCTAAGAAAAATAGATTGGCTTCCAAAAGATTTAAGACATAAAATAAAAAAACTCGAAGAAATTTTAGCAGAACAAAATATAGACGATTATATTAGTGATGAAGAACTGGCAGAACAACTTGAAATCTCTGTAAAAGACGTAAAAAAATTAAAAGCGGAATTACACAGAAGTCAGATTTTAAGTCTCGATTCATACTTAATAGGAAACAATGAACTAAATGTAGAATCAGATAATGAAGAAAACGACCCGGAAATTCTTGCGTATAAAGATATGTTAAAACAAGAACTAAAAAAAGCTATTTTAAGTCTAAACGAAAAAGAACAACTAATACTATCATTATACTATGAAAAAGAACTAACCTTTAAAGAAATTGGAAAAATTCTTGAAATATCTGAATCCAGGGTCTCACAAATTCATTCGGCAATAATCGCAAAATTAAAGAAAAAATTAGGTGGTGATTAA
- the mfd gene encoding transcription-repair coupling factor, producing the protein MIKINNNELLNIIKKSKKQTKIIIFPETWNLENFLFDKNISIYPDYDVFPFESIKPSKKILSRRIQTLYNLLKNKDIIILTTLHSLSRYTIPYSILKKNIFSFNIDSTFNINPFYYGYEKKWNVYEYGEYSKKGFVLDMYIPIYENPIRIELFDDEIVRINYFDINTQKSIESLNSFTFIPGSEILMKYQENAEKILSKYPNTNNTLEIIDTIPAIYYEKKETLLDYIDIKNSEIFIINEKESISSSFTRERENLEFIYSDNLKKLYKNYSGDSLENFISKINYKNIEINKQNFIIKKISSKKKSKEIPLLEWEDLEIGDLIVHENYGIGIYKGLKKIETQYGKKELIMLEYANNAKVYLPIERIDKISKYVGDKDIVKLDKIGSSSWERRKKKVEENIRSKIQELIKLYALREHTTGISLQGDEEIEEKFKKTFPYIETADQEKAIEEVLNDLASTKPMDRLIAGDAGFGKTEVALRAVVRTVSSGYQAAILVPTTILAQQYYDNVKYRFDEIGITVELIDRFKTQKEKNIITEKINSGKLDVIIGTHALLNKNIKFKKLGLLVIDEEQRFGVFQKEKIKELSHGINVLTMSATPIPRTLYFSISGLRDMSVISTPPIGRLPVETFVSKYSKKIIRTAILREKSRGGQVLYIHNRVNDIEEVEKELSELIPEVSVVSAHGQMQKRYLSKIIKMYYNGEIDVLIATTIIENGIDIPNANTLIVDDAERYGISQLYQLRGRVGRSSKRAFAYFLYKNKLKPETEKRLEAIKKIVGPGSGLKLALQDLEIRGFGDLLGIEQKGHINNIGLNMYKEILNKAIIEIYSKEKIINKENIKEKIDLDIKGITMPITIPENYIENPIERMRIYRTIANETKIENFEKIKEEIEDKFGKIPEELNNLIKYSILRINAYKKGAKEIEIYDNTAIIKYSKYLDIDILKLKKYSHHFNHFENKKELVIYTKNPEESLFKIFE; encoded by the coding sequence GTGATAAAAATAAACAACAACGAACTCTTAAACATAATAAAAAAATCAAAAAAACAGACAAAAATCATAATATTTCCAGAAACATGGAACCTGGAAAATTTCCTATTTGATAAAAATATATCTATCTATCCAGATTATGATGTATTTCCATTTGAATCAATAAAACCCTCTAAAAAAATCCTATCAAGAAGAATTCAAACATTATATAATCTATTAAAAAATAAAGATATAATCATATTAACCACATTACATTCTTTAAGTAGATACACCATACCTTATTCTATACTGAAAAAAAATATATTTTCATTTAACATAGATTCAACCTTCAACATAAATCCATTCTATTATGGCTATGAAAAAAAATGGAATGTATATGAATATGGCGAATATTCCAAAAAAGGTTTTGTATTGGACATGTACATTCCAATATATGAAAATCCAATAAGAATAGAACTATTTGATGATGAAATTGTAAGAATAAATTATTTCGATATAAACACTCAAAAAAGTATAGAATCATTAAACTCATTCACATTTATACCTGGTTCAGAAATATTAATGAAATATCAGGAAAATGCAGAAAAAATACTTTCAAAATATCCAAACACAAATAATACATTAGAAATAATAGATACAATACCAGCAATATATTATGAAAAAAAAGAAACATTATTAGATTATATAGACATAAAAAACAGTGAAATATTCATAATAAATGAAAAAGAAAGTATATCCTCATCATTTACCCGAGAAAGAGAAAACCTTGAATTCATTTATTCTGATAATCTAAAAAAATTGTACAAAAATTATTCTGGAGATTCTCTTGAAAATTTTATCTCAAAAATAAATTATAAAAACATAGAAATAAATAAACAAAATTTCATAATAAAAAAAATATCCTCAAAAAAGAAAAGTAAAGAAATTCCATTATTAGAATGGGAAGACTTAGAAATTGGAGATTTAATAGTTCATGAAAACTATGGAATAGGTATATATAAAGGATTAAAAAAAATAGAAACTCAATACGGAAAAAAAGAACTAATAATGCTTGAATATGCCAACAATGCAAAAGTATATCTTCCAATAGAAAGAATAGATAAAATTTCAAAATACGTTGGAGATAAAGACATAGTAAAACTTGATAAAATCGGCTCATCATCATGGGAAAGACGAAAAAAGAAAGTAGAAGAAAATATACGTTCAAAAATCCAAGAACTAATAAAACTATATGCTTTAAGAGAACATACAACAGGTATATCATTACAGGGTGATGAAGAAATAGAAGAAAAATTCAAAAAAACATTCCCATACATAGAAACAGCAGATCAGGAAAAAGCTATTGAAGAAGTATTAAACGATTTAGCTTCAACAAAACCAATGGACCGTCTAATTGCTGGAGATGCTGGATTTGGAAAAACAGAAGTTGCATTAAGAGCTGTAGTAAGAACTGTAAGTTCTGGATATCAGGCAGCAATACTCGTTCCAACAACAATACTTGCTCAACAATACTATGATAATGTAAAATATAGATTTGATGAAATTGGAATAACAGTAGAATTAATCGACAGATTCAAAACTCAAAAAGAAAAAAACATAATAACAGAAAAAATAAACTCCGGAAAATTAGATGTAATAATAGGTACTCATGCACTATTAAACAAAAATATAAAATTCAAAAAACTTGGATTACTTGTCATAGATGAAGAACAACGATTTGGAGTATTCCAAAAAGAAAAAATAAAAGAATTATCTCATGGAATAAACGTATTAACAATGAGTGCAACCCCAATTCCAAGAACATTATACTTCTCAATCTCCGGTTTAAGAGATATGTCTGTAATATCCACACCGCCAATTGGACGATTACCAGTAGAAACCTTTGTATCAAAATACTCAAAAAAAATAATTAGAACAGCTATATTAAGGGAAAAATCAAGAGGCGGTCAGGTATTATATATTCATAATAGAGTTAATGATATTGAAGAGGTAGAAAAAGAATTATCAGAATTAATTCCCGAAGTTTCTGTAGTATCAGCACATGGTCAAATGCAAAAACGTTATCTTTCAAAAATAATAAAAATGTATTATAATGGCGAAATAGACGTATTAATTGCAACAACAATAATAGAAAATGGAATAGACATACCAAACGCGAACACATTAATAGTTGACGATGCGGAGCGGTACGGAATATCCCAATTATACCAATTACGAGGAAGGGTAGGTCGTTCCTCAAAACGTGCATTTGCATATTTCCTTTACAAAAACAAATTAAAACCAGAAACAGAAAAAAGATTAGAAGCAATAAAAAAAATAGTAGGTCCTGGAAGCGGTTTAAAACTTGCATTACAGGATTTAGAAATAAGAGGATTTGGAGATTTACTTGGAATAGAACAAAAAGGACATATAAACAACATTGGTTTAAACATGTACAAAGAAATTCTAAATAAAGCCATAATAGAAATATATTCAAAAGAGAAAATAATAAACAAAGAAAATATCAAAGAAAAAATAGACCTTGACATAAAAGGGATAACCATGCCCATTACAATTCCAGAAAATTATATAGAAAACCCAATAGAAAGAATGAGAATCTACAGAACAATTGCAAATGAAACAAAAATAGAAAACTTTGAAAAAATAAAAGAAGAAATAGAAGATAAATTTGGAAAAATACCTGAAGAACTTAACAATCTAATAAAATATAGTATATTAAGAATAAACGCATATAAAAAAGGCGCAAAAGAAATAGAAATATATGACAATACAGCTATAATAAAATACTCAAAATATTTAGATATAGATATATTAAAACTCAAAAAATACTCACACCACTTCAATCATTTTGAAAACAAAAAAGAATTAGTAATATATACAAAAAATCCAGAAGAATCGTTATTTAAAATATTTGAATAA
- a CDS encoding thermonuclease family protein — protein sequence MIKKLLIFTVILSLLLVTISCSKQSTSEISFEKSYYVSRIIDGDTIRVFYEGDEVSVRFIGIDTPETHSGDKPLGELGEKAYWFTRNKINTENLNKSRVFLEFDSDKSGYYGRLLAYVYYKDKEGNLHFLNKEIMENGYARPLFYDDTSKHKEDFIKAYKSAFENRKGIFSFYDSKDREVLDTQLSREDIGKIRWVIFNVKNVSSSGSFLKIESQDSSFYVTIRRNEYNAFFDSLNIYDLKDKKIKVYGEVWKDKYGKFEILARAEFEFVVIK from the coding sequence TTGATAAAAAAGCTTCTTATATTTACTGTTATTCTGTCATTATTACTTGTAACTATCTCTTGTTCCAAACAATCCACATCTGAAATTTCTTTTGAAAAAAGTTATTACGTCTCAAGAATTATTGATGGAGATACTATAAGAGTATTTTATGAAGGTGATGAAGTATCTGTTAGATTCATAGGTATTGATACACCAGAAACACACAGTGGCGATAAACCGCTTGGCGAATTAGGTGAAAAGGCTTATTGGTTTACAAGAAATAAAATCAATACTGAAAACCTTAATAAATCACGTGTTTTTCTTGAATTTGATTCTGATAAATCTGGATATTATGGAAGATTATTAGCTTATGTGTATTATAAAGATAAAGAAGGGAATTTGCATTTTTTAAATAAGGAAATAATGGAAAATGGCTATGCAAGACCTCTTTTTTATGACGACACCTCAAAACATAAAGAAGATTTTATCAAAGCATACAAAAGTGCATTCGAAAATAGAAAAGGTATTTTTTCTTTTTACGATTCAAAAGATAGAGAGGTTTTAGACACACAATTATCAAGAGAGGATATTGGAAAAATTAGATGGGTAATATTTAATGTAAAAAATGTAAGTAGTTCAGGAAGTTTCTTAAAAATAGAATCCCAGGATAGTAGTTTTTATGTAACTATAAGAAGAAATGAATACAATGCTTTTTTTGATAGTTTAAATATTTATGATTTAAAAGATAAAAAAATAAAGGTTTATGGAGAAGTCTGGAAAGATAAATATGGAAAATTTGAAATCCTTGCACGCGCCGAATTTGAATTTGTCGTAATAAAATAA
- a CDS encoding NUDIX domain-containing protein: MDLTEIPINEEKVFTGRLLDVRKYTVKLPNGKESTREIVVHPGAVAMLPVEDDYVYLVEQYRFPISQTLLEVPAGKFDEPGEEPLECGKRELEEEIGKTAEKWIYLGYIHTTPGFSNEVIHLYLVKDLKTTQTNPDEDEFLEIKKIKIKEFEKMILENKITDAKTIACYSRAKLLGEI; encoded by the coding sequence ATGGATTTAACTGAAATACCAATAAATGAAGAAAAAGTATTTACAGGAAGATTACTCGATGTTAGAAAATATACAGTAAAGCTTCCAAACGGTAAAGAATCAACAAGAGAAATAGTTGTACATCCAGGGGCAGTGGCAATGCTTCCTGTGGAAGATGATTATGTATATCTTGTGGAACAATATAGATTTCCAATAAGTCAGACATTGCTTGAAGTACCAGCTGGAAAGTTTGATGAACCTGGGGAAGAACCTCTTGAATGCGGAAAAAGAGAACTCGAAGAAGAAATAGGAAAAACAGCAGAAAAATGGATATATCTTGGATATATTCATACAACTCCGGGTTTTTCAAATGAAGTGATACACTTATATCTTGTAAAAGATTTAAAAACGACACAAACAAATCCTGATGAAGATGAATTCCTTGAAATAAAAAAGATAAAGATAAAAGAGTTTGAAAAAATGATACTTGAAAATAAAATTACCGATGCAAAAACTATAGCCTGTTATAGTCGAGCTAAACTTTTAGGAGAAATATAA